In Paenibacillus dendritiformis, the DNA window CTAGGCTGCGGCGTGCTTCTGAAGCTCGGGTATGACAGCATCCGCGATGCCCGTTCCGTCATCGATACGGGGGAGACCGGCGGTTCACCCCGGCAAGAATCGGCCGGCTCGTCGTTCTTGTCCGGCTTCCTGATCGCGATTGCCAATCCGATGAACATCGTGTTCTGGATCGGCATCTATGGATCGGTTATGACCAAAACGCTGGAATCGTCGGGGAGTGGCCAAGCGCTATGGTTAAGCTGCGCGATTTTTGCCGGAGTGTGTCTGTGGGACTTCTCGGTCTCGCTCGTCGTCCACCTGAGCCGAAGAGCGGTCTCCCCGCGCCTCATGAAATGGATCTCGATCCTTGCCGGGTGGTCGCTTATCGGGTTCGGCGTCTACTTCGGGTATTCCGCATTTCAACAAACCGTTCTGCTGCTGCGCGGATAACGGGAATCCGCCCTTCTTTACAATCCGGCTGTTCTCCATGTACACTGGTCTCACTCGGATTATCGTGCGAGGAATACGATTCAGCTGCCCCTGCATAGGGTAAACAACATAAAACCGCGTATAAAAACAAGGTATCGGGAGGACGCCGCTTTATGACCTTTTATCCGGAATTGCTGGCGACGCCGTTCCATGGGATCGCAGCCGCCTTATGGATCGTCGCCGTCATCGGCATGCTCGCCGGAGGCTACGATCGCAAGACCGTGCTGAAGAGCTCGGCCGGAGCTGCCCTGGTGCTGTACGGTGCCGCCAGCATTTTCATTTACGCCGTGTCCTACGACGCTCACCACATGGAAGCGAGGATGCTGCAATCTTTGGATGACCTGCATGCCGAGACGACCAAGGATTTGCATCTGATCCGGCCGGTTGATCATATGGCCGCGAAGGTCGGTTCGTTCCGTGATGAGGACATTTACCGGATCACGGTCTATGTCGGCAATTATAATGAGAACAAGGCATTCGATGGCAGCCTCTATGTGAAAATGTATGATGCGCAGGGCAATGTGCTGGAAGAGAAGACATACAAGGAACTTCATCTTCAGCCGGGGGAGAAAAAAGAGCTCGATCGGATGACGATGGAGACCGAGGTCGATCGGTATGAATTTAGGTA includes these proteins:
- a CDS encoding LysE family translocator; the protein is MMSMWFSYLLLGISLSAPVGPVNVAQIKAGLRGGFWNAWCVGIGAMCADVVFMLLIYFGAAAYVTTPLAKLIIWLLGCGVLLKLGYDSIRDARSVIDTGETGGSPRQESAGSSFLSGFLIAIANPMNIVFWIGIYGSVMTKTLESSGSGQALWLSCAIFAGVCLWDFSVSLVVHLSRRAVSPRLMKWISILAGWSLIGFGVYFGYSAFQQTVLLLRG